A stretch of Mesoplodon densirostris isolate mMesDen1 chromosome 9, mMesDen1 primary haplotype, whole genome shotgun sequence DNA encodes these proteins:
- the LOC132496236 gene encoding GTPase IMAP family member 5-like — protein MEGLQRSRYGTMAEGGIEHQRFATSSSLRIILVGKTGSGKSATGNSILCQPVFESRLGAQSVTRKCQGATGTWNGRSVLVVDTPPIFEARAQDQEVYENIGYCYLLSAPGPHVLLLVTQLGRFTEQDVVAVTRVKEVFGVRALRHTVLLFTCKEDLADGSLHDYVANTDNVRLRGLVRECGQRYCAFNNRASGDEQRKQLAELMAMVEGLERERQGAYLSNDLFFDAQRLQQGWGDPHGEGHVRYLAKVRSHVAKQKQDLSEAQRNGAFKALLRVKNWIISHMGIFAVFVICFLSFLAILIILCSTHEC, from the exons ATGGAAGGGCTTCAGAGGAGCAGATATGGGACTATGGCTGAAG gcgGGATAGAGCATCAGCGGTTTGCAACCTCTTCCTCATTGCGGATCATCCTAGTGGGCAAAACAGGCAGCGGGAAAAGTGCCACCGGGAACAGCATCCTCTGCCAGCCGGTGTTTGAGTCCAGGCTGGGGGCCCAGTCGGTGACCAGGAAGTGTCAGGGGGCAACGGGCACGTGGAACGGGAGGAGCGTCCTGGTGGTGGACACGCCCCCCATCTTTGAGGCGAGGGCCCAGGACCAAGAGGTGTACGAGAACATCGGGTACTGCTACCTACTCTCGGCCCCGGGGCCGCACGTGCTGCTGCTGGTGACTCAGCTGGGGCGCTTCACAGAGCAGGACGTGGTGGCCGTGACCAGGGTGAAGGAGGTCTTTGGGGTGAGAGCCCTGAGACACACGGTCCTCCTCTTCACCTGCAAGGAGGACTTAGCGGACGGATCCTTGCATGACTACGTAGCAAACACAGACAACGTCAGGCTGAGGGGCCTGGTCCGGGAGTGCGGGCAGAGGTACTGCGCCTTCAACAACCGGGCCTCCGGGGACGAGCAGAGGAAGCAGCTGGCCGAGCTGATGGCCATGGTCgaggggctggagagggagcGCCAGGGCGCCTACCTCAGCAACGACCTCTTCTTTGATGCACAGCGGCTCCAGCAGGGCTGGGGCGACCCCCATGGAGAAGGTCACGTGCGCTACCTGGCCAAGGTGCGGTCGCATGTTGCAAAGCAAAAGCAAGACCTGAGCGAGGCCCAGAGAAACGGTGCCTTCAAGGCGCTCCTCCGAGTCAAAAACTGGATCATTTCTCACATGGGAATATTTGCTGTTTTTGTTATATGCTTTTTGAGTTttcttgccattttaattatcttGTGTAGCACTCACGAATGCTGA
- the GIMAP1 gene encoding GTPase IMAP family member 1: MRGQKTARDEENAYGLEARESALQEPRLRLLLAGRSGTGKSATGNSILGQKRFLSRLGATSVTRTCAAGSCRWAKWDVEIIDTPDLFSSEVCQTDPGCTERGRCYLLSAPGPHALLLVTQLGRFTAQDQQAWRGVKALFGDGIVTRTIVVFTREEDLAGGSLQHYVRDTGNCALRELVAECGDRFCAFDNRAACGKREAQVMALMGLVEELVRHHGGAPYTNELYSLAQALGGEDPAERLLRMAELVAVYTQRRRERWPLAWLWRWPKARGTWYKLGVCTLVGALALLYLLYRHRLEAVTG; encoded by the exons ATGAGAGGACAGAAGACAGCAAGAGATGAAGAAAACGCCTACG GTTTAGAAGCCCGCGAGTCTGCCCTGCAGGAGCCCAGGCTGCGGCTCCTCCTGGCCGGGAGGTCAGGGACTGGGAAAAGCGCCACGGGGAACAGCATCCTGGGCCAGAAGCGCTTCCTCTCCAGGCTCGGGGCGACATCGGTGACCCGGACCTGCGCCGCGGGCAGCTGCAGGTGGGCCAAGTGGGACGTGGAAATCATTGACACCCCGGACCTCTTCAGCTCCGAAGTCTGCCAGACAGACCCGGGCTGCACGGAGAGAGGCCGCTGCTACCTGCTCTCGGCGCCGGGGCCCCACGCCCTGCTCCTGGTGACCCAGCTGGGCCGCTTCACGGCGCAGGACCAGCAGGCCTGGAGGGGGGTGAAGGCGCTGTTCGGGGACGGCATCGTGACGCGCACCATCGTGGTCTTCACCCGCGAGGAGGACCTGGCTGGGGGCTCGCTGCAGCATTACGTGCGCGACACCGGGAACTGCGCGCTCAGGGAGCTGGTGGCCGAGTGTGGGGACCGATTCTGCGCCTTCGACAACCGAGCCGCCTGCGGGAAGCGGGAGGCGCAGGTGATGGCGCTGATGGGGCTGGTGGAGGAGCTGGTGAGACACCACGGCGGCGCCCCCTACACCAACGAACTGTACAGCCTGGCGCAGGCCCTGGGCGGCGAGGACCCCGCGGAGAGGCTGCTCAGGATGGCGGAGCTAGTGGCCGTCTACACGCAGAGGCGGCGGGAGCGCTGGCCGCTGGCCTGGCTGTGGCGGTGGCCCAAGGCGCGGGGAACCTGGTATAAGCTGGGCGTGTGCACCCTGGTGGGTGCCCTGGCCCTGCTCTACCTGCTCTACAGGCACCGGCTAGAGGCCGTGACAGGGTGA